A genome region from Alkalimarinus coralli includes the following:
- the gatC gene encoding Asp-tRNA(Asn)/Glu-tRNA(Gln) amidotransferase subunit GatC, producing MSIKREDAENIARLAKLQISDDQIEKITGDLSNILDLVDQLQAVNTDNIEPMAHPTDAVQRLRSDQVTEANHREAYQKIAPATEEGLYLVPKVIE from the coding sequence GTGTCGATAAAGCGCGAAGACGCAGAAAACATTGCCCGACTGGCAAAACTGCAAATAAGTGATGATCAGATTGAAAAAATCACTGGCGATCTATCCAATATTCTAGACTTGGTTGACCAACTTCAAGCTGTCAATACCGACAACATTGAACCTATGGCGCACCCCACTGATGCAGTTCAACGCCTTCGCTCAGATCAGGTGACAGAAGCCAACCACCGGGAAGCGTATCAAAAAATCGCACCGGCAACAGAAGAAGGTCTATACCTCGTACCCAAAGTTATTGAATAA